The segment AAGAAGGAGAGCACTTTGTTGAGTTGCCTTAGTGAGACCGATCGGGACATCATATAGACAATGATGAGGGTGCCGTAGAAAACAGTGATGACAGTGAGGTGAGAGGAGCAAGTGGAAAAGGCCTTCTGCCTGCTCACTCTGGATGGGATTCTCAGGATGGCAGCTATGATGCACACATAGGAGGCCAGCATaaacaagaaagggaaaaccaGATCTAGGAGAGACAGCATAAAAGTTACAAGCATGACCACTCTGGTTTCACTGCAGGAGAGCTCTAGCAGTGGGATAAGGTCACAGAAGAAGTGGTCAATTGCCTTGGGGCCACAGAACTTCAGCTGGGATAAGAGGTGTATGACTACAGCAGACAGCAGAAAACCCATTAACCAAGATCCAGCTGCCATCTGGATACAGACCTTCCAGGTCATGAAGCTTGCATAGAGTAGGGGCTGGCAGATGGCCAAGTATCGATCATAGGACATGGCTGCCAGCAGGTAACACTCAGATGTTACAAAGGAGCCAAAGAAGTAGAACTGAGTGATACAGCCATGAGCAGAGATGGTCCCGTCCCCCGTCAGGAAGCTGGCCAGCAGCCGGGGCAGGATGGTGGAGCTGTAGCAGGTCTCCAAGGAGGACAGGTTGAccaggaagaagtacatgggggtgtgcaGATGCTgcactgccaccaccagcacGATGATGAGGATGTTCCCAGCCATGGTGACTGAGTAGATCATGAATGTCAGGAAGAAAAGTGGTGACTGGAGTTCAGGGACATTTCCCAGTCCCAGCAGCAGAAAATCCATTGGTGATGTCCAATTGTCAAGCTGTCCTTCCCCCATGCAgtgttttttatctttcttttctcacttgCCAGGAAGGAGACCTGTGAGAAAGAATACTTCTGTGTTAAATTTAAgaaagtgttgtggtttaacctggcaggcagctcagcaccacacagccatttgctcacttCTCCCTGCCAGTGGAATGGggttaaaaaaaagtgaaaatcattaaagctcatgggttgagataaagacagtttagtaGGAacaaaaagggggaggggaaaaaaaatcacaaaacaagtgatgcacaaagCAATTGGTCAATACCAGCAGACTGCTGCCCAGCCAGTCTCAGAGCAACAGTAGCTCCCCAGCTAACTCCCCCcctagttttatttttgagtttgATATTATACAGTACAGAATATCCCTTTGGGCAGTTTGGATCATCTGTCCCTCCCAGATTCTCATGCACTCCCAGCCTCCCCACTAGCAGGGCAGTGTGAGGAGCCAAACAAATCCTTGACTCTGAGCAAGCACTACTCAGCAGAAACTAAAATATCAGTGAGGCAtcaatatttttcctcctaGATCTGAAGCACGGCACCaaaattctctctctcccagctgaaaACAGGACAGAGAGAGTTATGGTGGACTTCacagctaaaaaaataaagcaaaaagtaCCAAATATAGCAAAGGACAGGACTGAGACTGAGGCCTCCAAAACTTACCCTGTGAAGACACCCAGCAGCAAAACAACCACCAGCCTGACTCAGGACATCCAGCACTCACCTGAAGTCCTCAGCATGAAGCGGTGAATTCTCCACTCTTAGTGCCTGGGAATGAAGACCAAGGCCAGGGTCTCACCAGGGtctctctgcctcttcctcactatgtccttcttttcccttcccttcccttccctgatTTTTCTGCCAAGCTGGCCCCAGGATTCACACCTTGCTTTGTCCTTGttttctcctcccagcactTCCTGTGGTGGGTCTCCAGCAGCATCCCATGCCCCCTGCTCTGTGCAGTGTTCTGGGGTTTATAGCACCAACAACTCTCTGAAGGTTCCTTCTATagctctgctctccccaggGACTGCAGAGAGGGAGCATTGCTTGATGTGCTCTCAAAGGAGGCTGAAACTTCTGAACTGCTGGAAAGTCTGTAAACTTCTCAAGCAGTGTCTCCCTTTCTCCGGTCCCTGAGCCCTTTGCAGTCTGAGTCAGGCTCCTCCAGAAGCTAAATGGAGGCAGGGCAATCATCAAGACTCATCCACACTCACCACACAATGTCAGAAGAGTTCCCAAGAGTAAGATGTTGCAATTGCCAACACAAGGTGTGCACATTGCATATTGACACGGGCACTCTTCATACTTTTGGCAGTGCTGGTGCATAGCAGACCTTCCCATATGCACCCCAACTCTCACAGCATTATTTCTGCTTCCAGTTGCCCCTTTGTGAAGCTGAGAATCACCTCAGCtttgcaaagaataaaaaatacctGAGATAGCCCTGTGTTCTATCCTTCAAACATCTTGGTCCTTTCAAAGGCCCATGACCATCAGAAATGGTCCCACTGATACACGTCATGGGATGAAAggataattcaggttggaaagaACTTCCAGAGGTcaacttctgccagctggaTCTCATCCTCCTGCTTGGAAGCACTACTGGTGGCTTTATCTCCTTGACAGTCCCCTGGCCATTCTCTGCTAttgctttcctcctctccaacactctcttttctccaggctgagtaAGCTGAGCAACCTCATTAggccaggaagagctggagaggtgagaggagggatggggagagatCAGATGGGAGCTGACCTAGTCTAGAAGTTGCCTCAAATACTGGTGTTCATCTCATCCAAGACAAGGTCGGGACTATGGGTACCCTAATTCATGCTCATCATGCAGCACCACACATCCATGGTTTCCTGGTGCACCACCTGGCCTGAGCAGTGACTGAAGAAGGATTGCTGCTGTACACTCCTCATCTCTTAAAATCATCGCACTTCCCGAAGGGTGGGTTGGAAAGCAAGGCTGGGATCCCGGGTCAGGGTTTGCATTGATGGAAGCATGAGCCAGCAGACATGTGAGCTTCCTGCTGTACTTGTATGCAGCACATATCTTTGAGACAGTCAGACAGTCTCTCCCAACCCACGTGCTGGCCCTTACCCTAGAGATCACCCCCAGACAAGGTTCTTCAGCTCAGGTCCTCCTGGAAGTCTGAAGGGAAGCTGAGGCCACAGGAAGTCCCAGAGGAGAATCACAGACTCATAGAatgacttgggttggaagggactttaaagaacatctagttccaaaccccctgccatgggcagtgaTGCCAtccactagaacaggttgctcagggcctcatccaacctggtcttgaacacccccagggatgaggcatccacaacttctctgggcaacctgttccagtgcctcaccgtgaagaatttcctcctaatctctcCTTTAAACCTTAAACCTACCCTTTGGGCCCCACGTTATGTGTCAAAAGGAGTGTCTCCCACTTTTAGTCTAATATCATCCCCCTTTGTCCTCTCattggctgcaggaggagaaggtcactccccatcttttttataagccccctttaaaatttgaaaagctgcagtgaggtcacccctgagccttcccTTCTTCAGGCTCAgcattcccagctctctcagccttacTTCATAGGAGAGGTTTTCCAGCCTACTGACCAACTTcgtggctctcctctggacccattctaacagaTCAATATTCTTCTTGTACTGGAGACCCCAGACatggatgcagtactccaagtggggcctcacaagagcagaatagTTTCTCATAGATGGTTCCTGTAGTGTGGTGGTGACAGCAATGCTGAGTACAACTACCAGATCAGTCTCATATCCAATAATTTTATCATACCATAAGCCAGTGTTACAcattacagcaaaataataacCTTAAACCAGCTCCCAAAAGTGATAAACAATACTGCAAGGAACACACAGTTGGTAATGTGCTATTGAACATAATTCAGAGACCAAAAACAACTACAACCCTGAGatccacaaaaaaaatcaacatcgTTTTCAACAAATAATAAGCTTataacaatttaattttaacatgCTCTGGGCAGATCTGTCATTATCTCTACCCTTTGGGCCCTACCTTATGTGCCAAAGggagtgttgtggtttaacctggcaggcagctcagcaccgcaTAGCCATTTGCTCCACACCCtaccagtgggatgggggagagaattgaaggggaaaaaaagataaaatctcatgggttgagatagacTGTTTAATAGGAGAGCgaataaagggaaataataataataaagatgttagtgttgttgttgttgttgatgatgatgatagtagaatgcaaaaagcaagtgatgcacagcataattgctcaccacctgctgaccaatgcaCAGCCCACTCCAGGccatggcagctgctgggcagagccgagccaatGGGTGATGctggttgtgcctctgtgagagcagatttaaataGGGAAatcctgctgggaaacagcagctgagagaggagtgagaaccagtcctgcagacaccaaggtcaggaggtgctccagacacCAGAAGTTCCCTTGCAGCCCATGAATaggcccatggtggagcaggctgtcccatacagcccatgggtcccacggTAGAGCAGATCTCCATACATCAGCCCATGGAGGAggccctggtggagcaggtagaTTTGGCCTGGAGGAAGCTGTGGCCCGTGGAGAGCTACTGCTGAAGAAAACTCCAAATCCTGGGACCCCAAACaaccacacaaaaaaatgtttacttccttggcttggactggcgcacgcttcgttgggttagaaactggctggatagccgggcccaaagagttgtggtaaatggagccaagtccagttggaggccagtcactagtggcgtcccccagggctcggtgctggggccggtcctctttaacatattcatcaatgatctggatgacggcattgagtgcaccctcagtaagtttgcagatgacaccaagctaggtgcgtgtgtcgatctgctcgagggtaggaaggctctgcaggaggatctggataggctgcaccgatgggctgaggtcaactgtatgaagttcaacaaggccaagtgccgggtcctgcacctggggcgcaataaccccaagcagagctacaggctgggagatgagtggttggagagctgccaggcagagaaggacctgggagtgatagttgatagtcggctgaatatgagccagcagtgtgctcaggtggccaagaaggccaacggcatcctggcttgtatcagaaacagtgtgaccagcagggctagggaggtgattgtccccctgtactcggctctggtgaggccgcacctcgagtactgtgttcagttttgggcccctcgctacaagaaggacatcgaggtgcttgagcgggtccaaagaagggcgacgaagctggtgaggggcctggagagcaagtcctacgaggagcggctgaaggagctgggcttgttcagcctggagaagaggaggctcaggggtgaccttattgctctgtataagtacattaaaggaggctgtagtgaggtgggggttggcctgttctcccatgtgcctggtgacaggacgagggggaatgggctaaagttacgccaggggagttttaggttagatgttaggaagaatttctttactgaaagggttgttaggcactggaacgggctgcccagggaggtggtggagtcaccatccctggaagtcttcaaaagacgtttagatgtagaacttagggatatggtttagtggggactgttagtgttaggtcagaggttggactcgatgatcttgagggctcttccaacctagagattctgtaattctgtaatctCTTTTCCTCTGGGGAGGGGTTGTGATGGGGTAGTGTGGAAGAGATCACCTGTGTAGCACGGTAAATCCACCACAGTAGGGGTATGTGAAAGGTTCAGAACTAGGGCCATGGCATTCAAGAGATGGCATCTCAGCACCCAGGACATGCTCTGCCAGCTTGGCCACACAAATGGGAATGAAGAGAGATTCCCCTGAATGAGAGCAGTAGAAGAGGATTGATTTCCAGAAGAGGCTTGATTTCCAACACAGGCATTTCTGGTGCACTCCTGAGAAGCcagtgggagctgcaggccacacCAGGCCCTGGGACACTGGCCATCTTTCCACACAGAGCCAGATTCCAAAGAGGCACCAGCTCCCAGGGACACCTGGCCCTGGATTGTCCCCCATAGCAAGGAGGCATTCCTAGAGAAGCCCTAGGGATAAGGGCATCCCTAGCATCCGGAACCAGGAGTCCTGGCTGCCACATTGTCCCCGGAGCTCAGAGGGACACTCAGGCAGGGCTCTCAGAGCAGCCAACAGCCTTGTCCAGCCTCCCCCCAAAGCCCAGGACTGACAGCTCCTGGGCCACGAAGGGGCTGCTGACACCCTTACCTTtgggggagagctgcaggagcactggAAACAGGGAAGTCAGGACAGAGGAGATGGTCACCCATCCATCCAGCAGCCCTCCATCTCACTTGCTGCTGGCCCTCAGTTCAGGACAAGGGATGCCTGCCCTGGCTCCTcaaccacagctcctctgcaaggtgcccctgctcctccgcCCGTCAGCGAGGGTCGCCCAGTGCaagcttgctgcctgctgaccCCACTCCTGGCCACAGAAGGACAGCGCTGGGGAGCACccaagcagtgcccagcagggaccaggcCTTGCAGGGAAGTGCCGGCACTGCCGCTGCTCCAGTCACGATATCCTGGTGATGCAGTGTATCCCCCTGTGACATCAGCCCGTGTCATTTAAAGTCCTATTAGTTCAGCAGCAAGGAGACAGGACAGCTCGCGAGAATTATGAGAGATTTCCCTTCTTGTCCTGAGAAATTCTCACCTCCCTTCTGCCCAGTTCTTTTCCACAGGATCCTGACAAATCCACCAGGAACATGTCCAAATGGTGACAAAGGCCATGGAATATAGGAAGTGGCTGCTCCTGGGATGCAGCAGCCCCTCAGTGTGCCTGAATTCCTCTTCACTGCATGTCACTCACTAGTGACATGCAGTGAAGTAGGATGCAGTGAAGTAGGATGTGTTATATGGAGGGAATTCCAGTGCATGCCAGGGCCTTCCTTCCCAGATATCACACGGGGCTCTGAGATTTCAGAAGGCCTCAGCACCATCCCCTGGTCTGCCatgcaggaggcagaggtggTACACGAGGGAATGGCAAACGTATTCGCTGTTTATCATTCCTGCTTCTCTATTCTGAAGAATCTACCCCcatccagcacagcaccccAAGCTGAGGGATCTGTCCCCCCACacctcagcagctcttccatCAATGTCCCAGCCCTGTGACAGCAGGCGGGgatccagctcctcctgcctgtgccccaggctgagggcactggggcacatctgggctgcagcacctcagctgTGGCACAAGGGCCAAACTCAGACTTGTCCCAGACCTTGTGCCAAGAGCCTGGGCATGATGAGGCTTTCCTTCAGAACAGACACCAGCTGCTGTGGATGGCAGATGGCCCCAGGAGGATCTGAGCAGCTCTTTCCTGTCCTCTATTTCCATTAATTAGCTGTAGTGGCTCAGTTATCAGCAATAGTGAGATATCTCACATTCAGGTACCTATGTTGAGGACACCTCAATGGAGGCCAGAGGAATCAAGCCCCTGTGGGTATGAGGAATGCCAGGGGGAATATGAACAGCCAACTACTCCAGCACACTGCTGTCAAGAAGAGTGTGTACCCATGTGAGGGAAGGAACTCCAGGGATTCCTTCAGGCTGCTTTCCCAgcaggttcccctgcagccccaaggccatgtgcagggagcctggtggggggcagagcaagggaggccttgggctgggcctctgctgctgagctgggccgggctcctgggcccaaggggagctcctggcaaacgggcagcgctgcagagagacagctctgcccaggagcagctcctctgcacagtgcagcagggctgggggcactgcctgcagctgtactgggaaggggagagaagggagagatGTTTAAGACTGTGTGGAGTGTTAGAAAGCTGAGAATACACTGGAGGAGCAATTCTAGCAACCTTTACATGGTAAGTTTAAGTGCAGTGCACTGCACTGGAATGTTCTGGAGGTGTCCTAGACCTGGATTGTCCCAGAGCAGATCAGTCTGGAGACACTGCATGTTTATTTCTTGCAGAGAAGCACAATATCCATAgcagggctgtgagctgcagggtCAGTGTCCAGGCCCTGACGGCTCCCTTATCATGGGCTGGCTACAGGCTGTGaagccgggggtgcaggcaggggtgtccagggctgtggtgcagagcagggtccctgctgtgccccaggggctgtgtgccggggcagggcctctgcctcctgccaggctcagcactcagcctgcccggggagctgcccagggcgctgcggggagaagctgcgggtggaaggagtccccctggcagggcagggtcctgtTGCTGGTGGGAGACTGCTGCCTGGGTcagcctgctcacagctccacagcacaCCAAGGCATTTTCAAAGGGAACTTCACTATCATATTTCTTTagcctctgctttcagttttctcttcttcatccttGTGGAATTGAAAatagaggcttttttttttttttttctaagatacTAAGATTCCTAAGCCTTCACGAGGAGCATTCCAAGAACTGTAACAAGTCCCTTTACTGCCCATAGTAAGCTCCATTACCACCTGTGCAGTGTCAGCAGGGTCTGTGTGCCCTGGGCTCTAGGACGTGCCCCCAgcgagctgcccctgggcagagccctgctgccaggaggtgtctgcagggcagagctgagcacccagtgggtgggatgggggctgtgagctgcatgcaggaggtgtggggacagagacccagctgcaggcagggacagctgcaggcagcagagccatgggcagggaatGGCAGGACAGTGCTAACAGAATAGTCTGGCACCTCTCTGTCTGCCCTCTAGCTCACAGGATTGAGGACGTGACTCATAACCTCAGCAGCAGGACCTCCCTCACAACAGACCCTTCTGAGTTCCTGTTGGTCCCTcgccttgcctcccctggcagaaGCCCTGTGCCATTCCTCTccttggagctgcagctgctgttcttgCTTTATGGCTCCCTGCAGATCTGGCTTTCAGCTGCAACTCAAGCACTGACCCTCTGGGTCTCACCACGCAGATATTTGCGTAGGAGGAAGGTGCCCAGAGTTCCCCTTCTAacctgcagggctctgggcaaTGCATCAGGGACAGAGCTGCATCTTTCTTCCAATTTCACAATCCTTGAGCAGCTCAGTGTCGGAAACTTGGCTGAGCACTAGATGAGTCTGTCTGAGACCAGGGTAGATGGACAGACTGGCTATCCTCACTGCACTAAGGACAGTCATTTTGCTTGTCAAGAGCTCACCTGGTATACCTTACAAAAGCCAGTATTTTCTACCCtctaaaaatacttctgagtGAGACACAACTGGAACAAAGTAAATCACAAGTACTGTTCATCAGTAAAGAGTGTCGACAGTGGAAATGCTGTGAAGTCCACATATATCAGAGAGAGACTTAATCAGAGATCACTCCTGGTTTCTTTTTATGTAGAGCTGTAGGAGAGGTCTGTATCCTCTAGCAACCACAGAAGAGACCGCTGCTCCCAGGGCCACATTCCTCCAGCACCAACCAGACCTCAAGCAAGGGAGCAAAAGAAATGCCTCAGAAAGGGGAAAGTCACTGTAGGGGTATTTGGACGGGAAGATAAATAGGTTTCCTCTCCTAATGATcactgtcttttcttccttgggtAGTCCCCTTTGTCCAGGAGGATcagatgtccaacagcagcttcaTCACCGAGTTCCTCCTCTTGCAATTTGCAgacacacgggagctgcagctcctgcacttcgtgctcttcctgggcatctacctggctgccctcctgggcaacggcctcatcctcaccgccgTAGCCTgtgaccaccgcctccacacccccatgtacttcttcctcctcaccctcgccctcctcgacctgggctgcatctccaccactgtccccaaagccatggccaattcccttCATGATACCAGGGCCATTTCCtatgcaggatgtgctgcacaggtctttcttttttcctttctgatgtCAGCAGAGTATTTTATTCTCACtatcatggcctacgaccgctatgctgccatctgcaagcccctgcactacagaagcctcctgggcagcagagcttgtgcccagatggcagcagctgcctggggcagtggggttctctatgctctgctgcacactgccaatacattttccctgcccctctgccaagaCAATGCTGTGGAACAATTCTTCTGTGAGATCCCCCAGATCCTGAagatctcctgctcacactcctaCCTGAGGAGTTTTTGGGTGCTTGTGGTTGGTGTCTGGTTAGCGTCCgtgtgctttgttttcattcttttttcttatgttcagatcttcagggctgtgctgaggatgccttCAGAGAAGGGGcgacacaaagccttttccacatgcctccctcacctgtttgtggtctccctgtttATCAGCACTGGCTTTTTTGcttacctgaagcccccctccatctcctctccatccctgaaCCTGGTgatggcagttctgtactcggtgATGCCTCCAACattgaaccccctcatctacagcatgagaaacagGGAGCTCAAGTGGGCTATTAGGAAAGTGATTTCATGGATGTTTCTGAATAGAGAcaaatttcccctctttttccagaaatgacTTAACTTGGTACCTCCCCTCAATCCTGGTCCATCTTTCATTGTCAATATTGTTATTGTTCTCTTTGGTATCATTTGATTTATTATGCTCTTAGAGTAATATCTCTTTTTCACCCTACTTCTGCTGAGGATTGACACTTCTCTGTTTGCTCTTGAGTCTCTACAAATATGTGTCCAACAGAAGGTCAGAGCTGACTCTTACATAgtatctgcaaaataaaatgggatCTCCACAGTGCACTGTCTGAAGGCTTAGCTGTTTTTTCAAGGTTGTTACCAAGCTTTCCAGAAACTTGTGCCACTTTCCGTCACCTATCAGACACTTTCCATCATGTGTCAGTGGTCATAGTCCTCCAAAGAGGTTCCGGGTGAGTCGTGACttgcaaatgtgatgcccatctcTAAGAAACGTCATAAGGgggacccaggaaactacagggctgtcagcctgaccttggtgccaggaaaggtgatgggacaggtcatcttgaatgcaatcatgcAGCATATGCGGGACCACCAGGGAATCATGCCCAGTCAGTATGGGTTCAGGAAAGGCAAGACGTGTCTGGGggatgagggaaagcctgttGACATAGTCTACCTAGATTTCAGCAAGGCCCTTGCCATTTGGTAATTCAGACACCATTGCCTACATCATCTGGTCCTTTAACAGGCAGGAGAGGTCGACATGTCACAGATTTGCTCTGTGCAAGGAGTGAAGTGTTGCATGAAATCTCCAGGGGAGGGAGTGTTTTGTGGTAACTGGGCTCCATGCAGGACAGAAAATCATCATTTTATGGCTGTAGGCCCAAGTTAGGCTAAAGACCTGAGCTGGGCTGTACGCCCACTGCCTCCaatttttttaaccatttcaaacatttctctTCAATCAGCACACTTCAATCATCTGAAATGATTGAACACTACTAATACAATATTTGAGTTGTcccatgacatttttttttcccttggaagtTTAttacagcaagagaaaaaataccaaTCTTCCCCTGTACTTGCATTGCCAGAACTCTGTCTCTTA is part of the Anas acuta chromosome W, bAnaAcu1.1, whole genome shotgun sequence genome and harbors:
- the LOC137847513 gene encoding olfactory receptor 14A16-like, encoding MSNSSFITEFLLLQFADTRELQLLHFVLFLGIYLAALLGNGLILTAVACDHRLHTPMYFFLLTLALLDLGCISTTVPKAMANSLHDTRAISYAGCAAQVFLFSFLMSAEYFILTIMAYDRYAAICKPLHYRSLLGSRACAQMAAAAWGSGVLYALLHTANTFSLPLCQDNAVEQFFCEIPQILKISCSHSYLRSFWVLVVGVWLASVCFVFILFSYVQIFRAVLRMPSEKGRHKAFSTCLPHLFVVSLFISTGFFAYLKPPSISSPSLNLVMAVLYSVMPPTLNPLIYSMRNRELKWAIRKVISWMFLNRDKFPLFFQK
- the LOC137847512 gene encoding olfactory receptor 8G50-like: MGEGQLDNWTSPMDFLLLGLGNVPELQSPLFFLTFMIYSVTMAGNILIIVLVVAVQHLHTPMYFFLVNLSSLETCYSSTILPRLLASFLTGDGTISAHGCITQFYFFGSFVTSECYLLAAMSYDRYLAICQPLLYASFMTWKVCIQMAAGSWLMGFLLSAVVIHLLSQLKFCGPKAIDHFFCDLIPLLELSCSETRVVMLVTFMLSLLDLVFPFLFMLASYVCIIAAILRIPSRVSRQKAFSTCSSHLTVITVFYGTLIIVYMMSRSVSLRQLNKVLSFFYTILTPLVNPLIYSLRNREVREALSKGLRKAVVCIQRS